The following are encoded together in the Tripterygium wilfordii isolate XIE 37 chromosome 18, ASM1340144v1, whole genome shotgun sequence genome:
- the LOC119984771 gene encoding uncharacterized protein LOC119984771 isoform X2, with the protein MEPKDQNYQEFPQEATANVIKPTKRLFSGCPKPPAMQQPYNNCRKTRDLPNLSQCHACGFRVDVCTENRRAISTGKACKTVLDSTSSRVFESGNARVLDEGDCATSMEYVVKDANAVVEKKVKAAERAREVAPRKAVVGLAARKAVELASNALDLIAKRDEHGSVKGCDSDDKIDDVELAFRLHRAMNSSSRSSKTFCPVNSGCVVAMTMRDENAVACRKLEISVDRSASGHPDCVKIGDGDSSSYRDYSKSHPSVYVRRKRKVGKSCDKSNHEDVELNSIEGNGSCSNKLLNSSIGDESLHSESQIYCKQEDCNQPMDARCNGKSDRYFLKYRRKSGDRCFLKYRRKSGWRSRSNGKHNFLYEGVYHQIQASVCELPLNSSRESGFSNCSFQSCVFSLQASPSTNGLSREHSEGAQDYRAMNSSPRSSKTFCPVNSGCVVALTTRDENTVACRKLEISVDRSAPGHPDCVRIGDGDSSSYRDYLKSHRLVYDRRKRKVGKCCDKPDHEDVKVSSIEGNVSCSNKLLNSSIVDESLHSESQIYCKQEDCNQPMDARCNGKSDCYFLKYRRKSDDRCFLKYRRKSGWRSTSNGKCKFLYEGIYQQIQASVSELPLNSSRQHSEGIQDYSLAFPGVFDHGLEGRI; encoded by the exons ATGGAACCGAAAGACCAAAACTACCAAGAATTCCCACAAGAGGCCACTGCCAACGTCATCAAGCCCACCAAGCGGCTCTTCTCTGGCTGCCCGAAGCCTCCTGCAATGCAGCAGCCCTACAACAACTGCAGAAAAACCAGAGACTTGCCCAATCTGTCGCAATGCCACGCCTGTGGATTCCGGGTTGACGTCTGCACAG aaaataGAAGAGCAATTTCGACGGGTAAAGCATGTAAAACTGTATTGGATTCTACAAGTTCTAGGGTTTTTGAATCTGGCAATGCCAGGGTTTTGGATGAGGGGGATTGTGCCACATCAATGGAGTATGTGGTGAAGGATGCGAATGCTGTTGTGGAGAAGAAGGTGAAAGCAGCAGAGAGGGCACGAGAGGTGGCTCCGAGGAAAGCAGTTGTGGGCCTGGCAGCAAGGAAAGCGGTTGAATTGGCAAGCAATGCTTTGGATTTGATTGCTAAGAGGGATGAGCATGGCAGTGTTAAGGGGTGTGACTCTGATGATAAAATTGATGATGTGGAATTGGCGTTTCGGTTGCACAGGGCTATGAATAGCTCGTCAAGGAGTTCTAAGACTTTTTGCCCAGTGAACTCAGGTTGTGTGGTTGCTATGACAATGAGAGACGAGAATGCTGTGGCTTGTCGAAAGCTGGAGATTTCTGTGGATAGAAGTGCTTCTGGACATCCGGACTGTGTTAAAATTGGGGATGGTGATTCTTCTAGTTATAGGGATTATTCGAAATCACATCCATCAGTTTATGTTAGAAGGAAGAGGAAGGTTGGCAAATCCTGTGACAAGTCTAATCATGAGGATGTGGAGTTGAACTCAATTGAAGGAAATGGAAGTTGTTCTAATAAGTTGTTAAACTCAAGCATAGGTGATGAGAGCTTGCACTCTGAGTCTCAAATTTACTGTAAACAAGAAGATTGCAATCAACCAATGGATGCTAGATGCAATGGAAAAAGTGATCGCTATTTCTTAAAGTATAGAAGGAAGTCCGGTGATCGCTGTTTCTTAAAGTATAGAAGGAAGTCAGGTTGGCGATCGAGATCAAATGGTAAACACAATTTCCTATACGAAGGGGTGTATCATCAAATTCAGGCTTCAGTATGTGAATTGCCTTTAAATTCCTCCAGGGAATCGGGATTCTCCAATTGTTCATTTCAGTCTTGTGTTTTTTCTCTTCAAGCTTCTCCTTCTACAAATGGCTTATCCCGAGAGCACTCTGAAGGGGCACAAGACTACAG GGCTATGAATAGCTCGCCAAGGAGTTCTAAGACTTTTTGCCCAGTGAACTCAGGTTGCGTGGTTGCTTTGACGACGAGAGACGAGAATACTGTGGCTTGTCGAAAGCTGGAGATTTCTGTGGATAGAAGTGCTCCTGGACATCCGGACTGTGTTAGAATTGGGGATGGTGATTCTTCTAGTTATAGGGATTATTTGAAATCACATCGATTAGTTTATGATAGAAGGAAGAGGAAGGTTGGCAAATGCTGTGACAAGCCTGATCATGAGGATGTGAAGGTGAGCTCAATTGAAGGAAATGTGAGCTGTTCTAATAAGTTGTTAAACTCAAGCATAGTTGATGAGAGCTTGCACTCTGAGTCTCAAATTTACTGTAAACAAGAAGATTGCAATCAACCAATGGATGCTAGATGCAATGGAAAAAGTGATTGCTATTTCTTAAAGTATAGAAGGAAGTCGGATGATCGCTGTTTTTTAAAGTATAGAAGGAAGTCAGGTTGGCGATCAACATCAAATGGTAAATGCAAGTTCCTATATGAAGGTATATATCAGCAGATTCAGGCTTCAGTATCTGAATTGCCTTTAAATTCCTCCAGACAGCACTCTGAAGGGATACAGGACTACAG TTTAGCCTTTCCCGGAGTTTTTGATCATGGTTTGGAGGGaagaatttga
- the LOC119984771 gene encoding uncharacterized protein LOC119984771 isoform X4, which translates to MEPKDQNYQEFPQEATANVIKPTKRLFSGCPKPPAMQQPYNNCRKTRDLPNLSQCHACGFRVDVCTGKDQIQVLFSEWRIVLLCKKCLVRVESSKICSYCFEEVAENCFCCSQCRRSIHRDCFSIYKTVPPWSYSCAGTEFLVCIDCWIPKTIENRRAISTGKACKTVLDSTSSRVFESGNARVLDEGDCATSMEYVVKDANAVVEKKVKAAERAREVAPRKAVVGLAARKAVELASNALDLIAKRDEHGSVKGCDSDDKIDDVELAFRLHRAMNSSSRSSKTFCPVNSGCVVAMTMRDENAVACRKLEISVDRSASGHPDCVKIGDGDSSSYRDYSKSHPSVYVRRKRKVGKSCDKSNHEDVELNSIEGNGSCSNKLLNSSIGDESLHSESQIYCKQEDCNQPMDARCNGKSDRYFLKYRRKSGDRCFLKYRRKSGWRSRSNGKHNFLYEGVYHQIQASVCELPLNSSRESGFSNCSFQSCVFSLQASPSTNGLSREHSEGAQDYRLRGCFDDERREYCGLSKAGDFCG; encoded by the exons ATGGAACCGAAAGACCAAAACTACCAAGAATTCCCACAAGAGGCCACTGCCAACGTCATCAAGCCCACCAAGCGGCTCTTCTCTGGCTGCCCGAAGCCTCCTGCAATGCAGCAGCCCTACAACAACTGCAGAAAAACCAGAGACTTGCCCAATCTGTCGCAATGCCACGCCTGTGGATTCCGGGTTGACGTCTGCACAGGTAAGGACCAAATTCAAGTTCTATTCAGCGAGTGGCGTATTGTCCTGCTTTGCAAGAAATGTTTAGTGCGTGTTGAATCATCCAAAATATGTTCTTATTGTTTTGAAGAAGTTGCCGAGAATTGTTTTTGTTGTTCCCAATGTAGAAGAAGTATTCATAGGGATTGTTTCTCGATCTATAAAACTGTCCCCCCATGGTCTTATTCCTGTGCTGGTACTGAATTTTTGGTTTGTATTGATTGTTggataccaaaaacaatagaaaataGAAGAGCAATTTCGACGGGTAAAGCATGTAAAACTGTATTGGATTCTACAAGTTCTAGGGTTTTTGAATCTGGCAATGCCAGGGTTTTGGATGAGGGGGATTGTGCCACATCAATGGAGTATGTGGTGAAGGATGCGAATGCTGTTGTGGAGAAGAAGGTGAAAGCAGCAGAGAGGGCACGAGAGGTGGCTCCGAGGAAAGCAGTTGTGGGCCTGGCAGCAAGGAAAGCGGTTGAATTGGCAAGCAATGCTTTGGATTTGATTGCTAAGAGGGATGAGCATGGCAGTGTTAAGGGGTGTGACTCTGATGATAAAATTGATGATGTGGAATTGGCGTTTCGGTTGCACAGGGCTATGAATAGCTCGTCAAGGAGTTCTAAGACTTTTTGCCCAGTGAACTCAGGTTGTGTGGTTGCTATGACAATGAGAGACGAGAATGCTGTGGCTTGTCGAAAGCTGGAGATTTCTGTGGATAGAAGTGCTTCTGGACATCCGGACTGTGTTAAAATTGGGGATGGTGATTCTTCTAGTTATAGGGATTATTCGAAATCACATCCATCAGTTTATGTTAGAAGGAAGAGGAAGGTTGGCAAATCCTGTGACAAGTCTAATCATGAGGATGTGGAGTTGAACTCAATTGAAGGAAATGGAAGTTGTTCTAATAAGTTGTTAAACTCAAGCATAGGTGATGAGAGCTTGCACTCTGAGTCTCAAATTTACTGTAAACAAGAAGATTGCAATCAACCAATGGATGCTAGATGCAATGGAAAAAGTGATCGCTATTTCTTAAAGTATAGAAGGAAGTCCGGTGATCGCTGTTTCTTAAAGTATAGAAGGAAGTCAGGTTGGCGATCGAGATCAAATGGTAAACACAATTTCCTATACGAAGGGGTGTATCATCAAATTCAGGCTTCAGTATGTGAATTGCCTTTAAATTCCTCCAGGGAATCGGGATTCTCCAATTGTTCATTTCAGTCTTGTGTTTTTTCTCTTCAAGCTTCTCCTTCTACAAATGGCTTATCCCGAGAGCACTCTGAAGGGGCACAAGACTACAG GTTGCGTGGTTGCTTTGACGACGAGAGACGAGAATACTGTGGCTTGTCGAAAGCTGGAGATTTCTGTGGATAG
- the LOC119984771 gene encoding uncharacterized protein LOC119984771 isoform X3, with the protein MEPKDQNYQEFPQEATANVIKPTKRLFSGCPKPPAMQQPYNNCRKTRDLPNLSQCHACGFRVDVCTGKDQIQVLFSEWRIVLLCKKCLVRVESSKICSYCFEEVAENCFCCSQCRRSIHRDCFSIYKTVPPWSYSCAGTEFLVCIDCWIPKTIENRRAISTGKACKTVLDSTSSRVFESGNARVLDEGDCATSMEYVVKDANAVVEKKVKAAERAREVAPRKAVVGLAARKAVELASNALDLIAKRDEHGSVKGCDSDDKIDDVELAFRLHRAMNSSSRSSKTFCPVNSGCVVAMTMRDENAVACRKLEISVDRSASGHPDCVKIGDGDSSSYRDYSKSHPSVYVRRKRKVGKSCDKSNHEDVELNSIEGNGSCSNKLLNSSIGDESLHSESQIYCKQEDCNQPMDARCNGKSDRYFLKYRRKSGDRCFLKYRRKSGWRSRSNGKHNFLYEGVYHQIQASVCELPLNSSRESGFSNCSFQSCVFSLQASPSTNGLSREHSEGAQDYRMVEGKLAVGRFFLGFTSCDKSRHEVEKFQVGDT; encoded by the exons ATGGAACCGAAAGACCAAAACTACCAAGAATTCCCACAAGAGGCCACTGCCAACGTCATCAAGCCCACCAAGCGGCTCTTCTCTGGCTGCCCGAAGCCTCCTGCAATGCAGCAGCCCTACAACAACTGCAGAAAAACCAGAGACTTGCCCAATCTGTCGCAATGCCACGCCTGTGGATTCCGGGTTGACGTCTGCACAGGTAAGGACCAAATTCAAGTTCTATTCAGCGAGTGGCGTATTGTCCTGCTTTGCAAGAAATGTTTAGTGCGTGTTGAATCATCCAAAATATGTTCTTATTGTTTTGAAGAAGTTGCCGAGAATTGTTTTTGTTGTTCCCAATGTAGAAGAAGTATTCATAGGGATTGTTTCTCGATCTATAAAACTGTCCCCCCATGGTCTTATTCCTGTGCTGGTACTGAATTTTTGGTTTGTATTGATTGTTggataccaaaaacaatagaaaataGAAGAGCAATTTCGACGGGTAAAGCATGTAAAACTGTATTGGATTCTACAAGTTCTAGGGTTTTTGAATCTGGCAATGCCAGGGTTTTGGATGAGGGGGATTGTGCCACATCAATGGAGTATGTGGTGAAGGATGCGAATGCTGTTGTGGAGAAGAAGGTGAAAGCAGCAGAGAGGGCACGAGAGGTGGCTCCGAGGAAAGCAGTTGTGGGCCTGGCAGCAAGGAAAGCGGTTGAATTGGCAAGCAATGCTTTGGATTTGATTGCTAAGAGGGATGAGCATGGCAGTGTTAAGGGGTGTGACTCTGATGATAAAATTGATGATGTGGAATTGGCGTTTCGGTTGCACAGGGCTATGAATAGCTCGTCAAGGAGTTCTAAGACTTTTTGCCCAGTGAACTCAGGTTGTGTGGTTGCTATGACAATGAGAGACGAGAATGCTGTGGCTTGTCGAAAGCTGGAGATTTCTGTGGATAGAAGTGCTTCTGGACATCCGGACTGTGTTAAAATTGGGGATGGTGATTCTTCTAGTTATAGGGATTATTCGAAATCACATCCATCAGTTTATGTTAGAAGGAAGAGGAAGGTTGGCAAATCCTGTGACAAGTCTAATCATGAGGATGTGGAGTTGAACTCAATTGAAGGAAATGGAAGTTGTTCTAATAAGTTGTTAAACTCAAGCATAGGTGATGAGAGCTTGCACTCTGAGTCTCAAATTTACTGTAAACAAGAAGATTGCAATCAACCAATGGATGCTAGATGCAATGGAAAAAGTGATCGCTATTTCTTAAAGTATAGAAGGAAGTCCGGTGATCGCTGTTTCTTAAAGTATAGAAGGAAGTCAGGTTGGCGATCGAGATCAAATGGTAAACACAATTTCCTATACGAAGGGGTGTATCATCAAATTCAGGCTTCAGTATGTGAATTGCCTTTAAATTCCTCCAGGGAATCGGGATTCTCCAATTGTTCATTTCAGTCTTGTGTTTTTTCTCTTCAAGCTTCTCCTTCTACAAATGGCTTATCCCGAGAGCACTCTGAAGGGGCACAAGACTACAG GATGGTGGAGGGTAAACTAGCTGTAGGGAGATTTTTCCTGGGGTTCACTTCATGTGATAAGTCCCGGCAtgaagttgagaaatttcaagtaGGAGATACCTAA
- the LOC119984771 gene encoding uncharacterized protein LOC119984771 isoform X1, whose translation MEPKDQNYQEFPQEATANVIKPTKRLFSGCPKPPAMQQPYNNCRKTRDLPNLSQCHACGFRVDVCTGKDQIQVLFSEWRIVLLCKKCLVRVESSKICSYCFEEVAENCFCCSQCRRSIHRDCFSIYKTVPPWSYSCAGTEFLVCIDCWIPKTIENRRAISTGKACKTVLDSTSSRVFESGNARVLDEGDCATSMEYVVKDANAVVEKKVKAAERAREVAPRKAVVGLAARKAVELASNALDLIAKRDEHGSVKGCDSDDKIDDVELAFRLHRAMNSSSRSSKTFCPVNSGCVVAMTMRDENAVACRKLEISVDRSASGHPDCVKIGDGDSSSYRDYSKSHPSVYVRRKRKVGKSCDKSNHEDVELNSIEGNGSCSNKLLNSSIGDESLHSESQIYCKQEDCNQPMDARCNGKSDRYFLKYRRKSGDRCFLKYRRKSGWRSRSNGKHNFLYEGVYHQIQASVCELPLNSSRESGFSNCSFQSCVFSLQASPSTNGLSREHSEGAQDYRAMNSSPRSSKTFCPVNSGCVVALTTRDENTVACRKLEISVDRSAPGHPDCVRIGDGDSSSYRDYLKSHRLVYDRRKRKVGKCCDKPDHEDVKVSSIEGNVSCSNKLLNSSIVDESLHSESQIYCKQEDCNQPMDARCNGKSDCYFLKYRRKSDDRCFLKYRRKSGWRSTSNGKCKFLYEGIYQQIQASVSELPLNSSRQHSEGIQDYSLAFPGVFDHGLEGRI comes from the exons ATGGAACCGAAAGACCAAAACTACCAAGAATTCCCACAAGAGGCCACTGCCAACGTCATCAAGCCCACCAAGCGGCTCTTCTCTGGCTGCCCGAAGCCTCCTGCAATGCAGCAGCCCTACAACAACTGCAGAAAAACCAGAGACTTGCCCAATCTGTCGCAATGCCACGCCTGTGGATTCCGGGTTGACGTCTGCACAGGTAAGGACCAAATTCAAGTTCTATTCAGCGAGTGGCGTATTGTCCTGCTTTGCAAGAAATGTTTAGTGCGTGTTGAATCATCCAAAATATGTTCTTATTGTTTTGAAGAAGTTGCCGAGAATTGTTTTTGTTGTTCCCAATGTAGAAGAAGTATTCATAGGGATTGTTTCTCGATCTATAAAACTGTCCCCCCATGGTCTTATTCCTGTGCTGGTACTGAATTTTTGGTTTGTATTGATTGTTggataccaaaaacaatagaaaataGAAGAGCAATTTCGACGGGTAAAGCATGTAAAACTGTATTGGATTCTACAAGTTCTAGGGTTTTTGAATCTGGCAATGCCAGGGTTTTGGATGAGGGGGATTGTGCCACATCAATGGAGTATGTGGTGAAGGATGCGAATGCTGTTGTGGAGAAGAAGGTGAAAGCAGCAGAGAGGGCACGAGAGGTGGCTCCGAGGAAAGCAGTTGTGGGCCTGGCAGCAAGGAAAGCGGTTGAATTGGCAAGCAATGCTTTGGATTTGATTGCTAAGAGGGATGAGCATGGCAGTGTTAAGGGGTGTGACTCTGATGATAAAATTGATGATGTGGAATTGGCGTTTCGGTTGCACAGGGCTATGAATAGCTCGTCAAGGAGTTCTAAGACTTTTTGCCCAGTGAACTCAGGTTGTGTGGTTGCTATGACAATGAGAGACGAGAATGCTGTGGCTTGTCGAAAGCTGGAGATTTCTGTGGATAGAAGTGCTTCTGGACATCCGGACTGTGTTAAAATTGGGGATGGTGATTCTTCTAGTTATAGGGATTATTCGAAATCACATCCATCAGTTTATGTTAGAAGGAAGAGGAAGGTTGGCAAATCCTGTGACAAGTCTAATCATGAGGATGTGGAGTTGAACTCAATTGAAGGAAATGGAAGTTGTTCTAATAAGTTGTTAAACTCAAGCATAGGTGATGAGAGCTTGCACTCTGAGTCTCAAATTTACTGTAAACAAGAAGATTGCAATCAACCAATGGATGCTAGATGCAATGGAAAAAGTGATCGCTATTTCTTAAAGTATAGAAGGAAGTCCGGTGATCGCTGTTTCTTAAAGTATAGAAGGAAGTCAGGTTGGCGATCGAGATCAAATGGTAAACACAATTTCCTATACGAAGGGGTGTATCATCAAATTCAGGCTTCAGTATGTGAATTGCCTTTAAATTCCTCCAGGGAATCGGGATTCTCCAATTGTTCATTTCAGTCTTGTGTTTTTTCTCTTCAAGCTTCTCCTTCTACAAATGGCTTATCCCGAGAGCACTCTGAAGGGGCACAAGACTACAG GGCTATGAATAGCTCGCCAAGGAGTTCTAAGACTTTTTGCCCAGTGAACTCAGGTTGCGTGGTTGCTTTGACGACGAGAGACGAGAATACTGTGGCTTGTCGAAAGCTGGAGATTTCTGTGGATAGAAGTGCTCCTGGACATCCGGACTGTGTTAGAATTGGGGATGGTGATTCTTCTAGTTATAGGGATTATTTGAAATCACATCGATTAGTTTATGATAGAAGGAAGAGGAAGGTTGGCAAATGCTGTGACAAGCCTGATCATGAGGATGTGAAGGTGAGCTCAATTGAAGGAAATGTGAGCTGTTCTAATAAGTTGTTAAACTCAAGCATAGTTGATGAGAGCTTGCACTCTGAGTCTCAAATTTACTGTAAACAAGAAGATTGCAATCAACCAATGGATGCTAGATGCAATGGAAAAAGTGATTGCTATTTCTTAAAGTATAGAAGGAAGTCGGATGATCGCTGTTTTTTAAAGTATAGAAGGAAGTCAGGTTGGCGATCAACATCAAATGGTAAATGCAAGTTCCTATATGAAGGTATATATCAGCAGATTCAGGCTTCAGTATCTGAATTGCCTTTAAATTCCTCCAGACAGCACTCTGAAGGGATACAGGACTACAG TTTAGCCTTTCCCGGAGTTTTTGATCATGGTTTGGAGGGaagaatttga
- the LOC119984771 gene encoding uncharacterized protein LOC119984771 isoform X5, whose translation MEPKDQNYQEFPQEATANVIKPTKRLFSGCPKPPAMQQPYNNCRKTRDLPNLSQCHACGFRVDVCTGKDQIQVLFSEWRIVLLCKKCLVRVESSKICSYCFEEVAENCFCCSQCRRSIHRDCFSIYKTVPPWSYSCAGTEFLVCIDCWIPKTIENRRAISTGKACKTVLDSTSSRVFESGNARVLDEGDCATSMEYVVKDANAVVEKKVKAAERAREVAPRKAVVGLAARKAVELASNALDLIAKRDEHGSVKGCDSDDKIDDVELAFRLHRAMNSSSRSSKTFCPVNSGCVVAMTMRDENAVACRKLEISVDRSASGHPDCVKIGDGDSSSYRDYSKSHPSVYVRRKRKVGKSCDKSNHEDVELNSIEGNGSCSNKLLNSSIGDESLHSESQIYCKQEDCNQPMDARCNGKSDRYFLKYRRKSGDRCFLKYRRKSGWRSRSNGKHNFLYEGVYHQIQASVCELPLNSSRESGFSNCSFQSCVFSLQASPSTNGLSREHSEGAQDYSLAFPGVFDHGLEGRI comes from the exons ATGGAACCGAAAGACCAAAACTACCAAGAATTCCCACAAGAGGCCACTGCCAACGTCATCAAGCCCACCAAGCGGCTCTTCTCTGGCTGCCCGAAGCCTCCTGCAATGCAGCAGCCCTACAACAACTGCAGAAAAACCAGAGACTTGCCCAATCTGTCGCAATGCCACGCCTGTGGATTCCGGGTTGACGTCTGCACAGGTAAGGACCAAATTCAAGTTCTATTCAGCGAGTGGCGTATTGTCCTGCTTTGCAAGAAATGTTTAGTGCGTGTTGAATCATCCAAAATATGTTCTTATTGTTTTGAAGAAGTTGCCGAGAATTGTTTTTGTTGTTCCCAATGTAGAAGAAGTATTCATAGGGATTGTTTCTCGATCTATAAAACTGTCCCCCCATGGTCTTATTCCTGTGCTGGTACTGAATTTTTGGTTTGTATTGATTGTTggataccaaaaacaatagaaaataGAAGAGCAATTTCGACGGGTAAAGCATGTAAAACTGTATTGGATTCTACAAGTTCTAGGGTTTTTGAATCTGGCAATGCCAGGGTTTTGGATGAGGGGGATTGTGCCACATCAATGGAGTATGTGGTGAAGGATGCGAATGCTGTTGTGGAGAAGAAGGTGAAAGCAGCAGAGAGGGCACGAGAGGTGGCTCCGAGGAAAGCAGTTGTGGGCCTGGCAGCAAGGAAAGCGGTTGAATTGGCAAGCAATGCTTTGGATTTGATTGCTAAGAGGGATGAGCATGGCAGTGTTAAGGGGTGTGACTCTGATGATAAAATTGATGATGTGGAATTGGCGTTTCGGTTGCACAGGGCTATGAATAGCTCGTCAAGGAGTTCTAAGACTTTTTGCCCAGTGAACTCAGGTTGTGTGGTTGCTATGACAATGAGAGACGAGAATGCTGTGGCTTGTCGAAAGCTGGAGATTTCTGTGGATAGAAGTGCTTCTGGACATCCGGACTGTGTTAAAATTGGGGATGGTGATTCTTCTAGTTATAGGGATTATTCGAAATCACATCCATCAGTTTATGTTAGAAGGAAGAGGAAGGTTGGCAAATCCTGTGACAAGTCTAATCATGAGGATGTGGAGTTGAACTCAATTGAAGGAAATGGAAGTTGTTCTAATAAGTTGTTAAACTCAAGCATAGGTGATGAGAGCTTGCACTCTGAGTCTCAAATTTACTGTAAACAAGAAGATTGCAATCAACCAATGGATGCTAGATGCAATGGAAAAAGTGATCGCTATTTCTTAAAGTATAGAAGGAAGTCCGGTGATCGCTGTTTCTTAAAGTATAGAAGGAAGTCAGGTTGGCGATCGAGATCAAATGGTAAACACAATTTCCTATACGAAGGGGTGTATCATCAAATTCAGGCTTCAGTATGTGAATTGCCTTTAAATTCCTCCAGGGAATCGGGATTCTCCAATTGTTCATTTCAGTCTTGTGTTTTTTCTCTTCAAGCTTCTCCTTCTACAAATGGCTTATCCCGAGAGCACTCTGAAGGGGCACAAGACTACAG TTTAGCCTTTCCCGGAGTTTTTGATCATGGTTTGGAGGGaagaatttga
- the LOC119984630 gene encoding uncharacterized protein LOC119984630: protein MNAMIAAGFLLSNMRGPLSGFSLTFFAYTNSHCGLCFGGWMRIRTGGEGYALLEWMLYRSCPERKMCIFGYPGFTMFLIEKESKLDTWLCMAVLGIFVANWKCF, encoded by the exons ATGAATGCCATGATTGCTGCTGGGTTTCTTCTGAGTAATATGCGTGGTCCATTGTCAGGTTTTTCATTGACCTTTTTTGCATATACAAATAGCCACTGTGGATTGTGTTTTGGTGGCTGGATGAGAATCAGAACTGGTGGTGAGGGTTATGCTCTTCTCGAATGGATGCTATATAGGAGCTGTCCTGAAAGAAAAATGTGCATTTTTGGTTACCCTGGTTTCACTATGTTTCTAATAGAAAAGGAGTCAAAACTG GATACTTGGCTATGTATGGCCGTTTTGGGTATCTTTGTTGCTAACTGGAAATGCTTTTAA
- the LOC119984629 gene encoding glycine-rich RNA-binding protein RZ1A-like: protein MSEELEYRCFIGGLSWSTSDRGLKDAFEKFGHLLEAKVVLDKFSGRSRGFGFVTFDEKKAMDEAIEAMNGVDLDGRSITVDRAQPQQGSGRDHDGGRDRDGGRDRDRDHGRDRGRDYGGGRGSSGGECFKCGKPGHFARECPSEGARGGGRYGGRDDRHGGGGGRYGPDRNGDRSGGRSRDSGGHGGSGSDRYRDRSGPYERRGSGGFRS, encoded by the exons ATGTCGGAAGAGTTGGAGTACCGTTGTTTTATAGGTGGCCTTTCATGGTCAACCTCAGATAGGGGTCTGAAGGATGCATTTGAAAAGTTTGGCCATCTTCTTGAAGCAAAG gTGGTACTTGACAAGTTTTCTGGTCGATCTCGTGGATTTGGATTCGTCACTTTTGATGAAAAGAAAGCAATGGATGAGGCCATTGAAGCAATGAATGGAGTGGATTTAGATGGGCGTTCTATTACTGTTGATAGGGCCCAGCCTCAACAAGGTTCAGGTAGAGATCATGATGGCGGACGTGATCGTGATGGCGGACGTGATCGTGATCGAGATCATGGACGTGATCGTGGACGTGATTATGGAGGGGGACGTGGATCTAGTGGCGGAGagtgctttaagtgtggcaagcCTGGGCATTTTGCTAGGGAGTGCCCTAGTGAAGGGGCAAGAGGTGGCGGCAGGTATGGTGGAAGGGATGATAGGCATGGCGGCGGTGGGGGTCGCTATGGCCCAGATCGAAATGGAGATCGCTCTGGCGGGCGCAGCAGGGATTCTGGTGGTCATGGAGGTTCGGGAAGTGATCGATATCGTGACCGCTCTGGACCATACGAGCGTCGAGGCTCTGGAGGCTTTCGTTCTTGA